One segment of Erigeron canadensis isolate Cc75 chromosome 2, C_canadensis_v1, whole genome shotgun sequence DNA contains the following:
- the LOC122589115 gene encoding uncharacterized protein LOC122589115, which translates to MEDELEDCPAIKALGPLFNLTQVHFWVDIYTGMPYRSTSFDCPKSVKDEGICLSRTESSSSTVDTEVSRHMNELGLPVSFCTNKEKRHGKVKGKRKDAHKKVLNTDEGTTEEVADSFKVNECEVEICSIVNTEKPLESDVISHSPLPDNCDIIHSVSNDEFGDWMTYWDEFYERKYYYNCRTQESTWELPPGMQCLPSVCERNGSKETVLNSSEMDDSVTAILDDTKEENLGFLQHGDVLSDRLSSGIVPVGFNKVSTSSVVTCFDVQSNETLEVNKSTEHSSLFELPDTLHPSSRPATLSDDACNGHGTGKEHDGNLEYPAGKLDTELDAFPAKRKKKVKRTRRRGRLSADNKELEFGALTENISPIISKYWCQRYLLFSEYDGGIKMDQEGWFSATPECIAKHHALRCGSGIVVDCFTGVGGNAIRFASKSTHVIAIDIDPNKIEYAQHNAAIYGVDDLIEFIVGDCFILAQNLKADTVFLSPPWGGPEYAKASHFDINTMLKPHDGQFLFNVAKRIAPRIVMFLPRNIDINQLAELSISADPPWTLEVEKNFLNGNLKAITAYFTDPSLCKTSSL; encoded by the exons ATGGAAGACGAACTTGAAGATTGTCCTGCAATTAAAGCACTTGGCCCCCTCTTTAACCTCACTCAAGTCCACTTTTG GGTTGATATATATACAGGAATGCCATATAGGTCTACTTCTTTTGACTGTCCT AAATCAGTGAAGGATGAAGGCATATGCTTAAGCAGGACAG AAAGCAGCTCGTCAACGGTCGATACTGAAGTATCCAGGCATATGAATGAACTGGGACTTCCTGTTTCCTTCTGCACAAACAAGGAG AAGCGGCATGGAAAGGTTAAAGGAAAGAGAAAGGATGCCCACAAGAAAGTTTTAAATACTGATGAAGGAACCACAGAAGAAGTTGCTGATTCATTTAAAGTTAATGAATGTGAAGTTGAGATCTGCAGTATTGTAAATACTGAGAAGCCTCTGGAATCTGATGTGATTTCACATTCTCCTTTACCTGATAATTGTGATATAATTCATAGTGTAAGCAATGATGAATTTGGAGATTGGATGACTTACTGGGATGAGTTTTATGAGAGAAAGTACTATTACAATTGTAGAACGCAGGAGTCAACTTGGGAACTGCCTCCTGGCATGCAATGCTTGCCTTCTGTTTGTGAGCGAAATGGTTCAAAAGAGACGGTTCTTAATTCTTCTGAAATGGATGATAGTGTTACTGCTATTTTAGATGATACCAAAGAGGAAAATTTGGGTTTTTTGCAACATGGTGATGTGTTATCTGATAGATTGAGTTCTGGCATTGTCCCAGTAGGTTTTAACAAAGTTAGTACTTCATCAGTTGTAACGTGCTTTGACGTCCAATCAAATGAAACCCTTGAGGTAAATAAAAGCACCGAGCACAGCTCGTTATTTGAATTACCCGATACACTGCATCCATCAAGCAG GCCAGCAACTCTATCTGATGATGCATGCAATGGACATGGGACTGGCAAAGAGCATGATGGAAATCTGGAATATCCAGCAGGGAAGTTGGATACTGAGCTTGATGCTTTCCCTgctaaaaggaaaaagaaagtgAAACGAACAAGGCGACGTGGGAGATTATCTGCTGACAATAAAg aGCTTGAATTTGGGGCATTAACGGAAAATATTTCTCCAATTATTAGCAAGTATTGGTGTCAAAGATACTTGCTTTTCTCTGAATACGACGGCGGTATTAAAATGGACCAAGAAGGTTGGTTTTCAGCTACTCCCGAGTGCATAGCAAAGCATCACGCTCTTCGTTGTGGTAGTGGCATCGTTGTTGACTGCTTCACTGGAGTTGGTGGGAATGCCATCCGATTTGCATCAAA AAGCACCCATGTCATTGCAATCGATATTGATCCAAATAAGATAGAGTATGCGCAACATAATGCAGCCATTTACGGTGTCGATGATCTTATCGAATTTATCGTAGGTGACTGTTTCATACTGGCACAGAACTTGAAG GCAGATACCGTGTTCTTGTCTCCTCCTTGGGGAGGACCCGAATATGCTAAAGCAAGTCACTTTGACATCAATACTATGCTCAAGCCTCATGACGG GCAATTTCTTTTTAATGTGGCAAAAAGAATCGCTCCAAGAATCGTAATGTTTCTTCCAAGAAATATTGACATCAACCAACTAGCTGAGTTGTCTATATCTGCTGATCCACCATGGACACTTGAG GTTGAGAAAAACTTTCTAAACGGCAATTTGAAGGCTATCACTGCCTACTTCACCGATCCATCACTGTGTAAGACAAGCTCATTGTAG
- the LOC122589050 gene encoding ABSCISIC ACID-INSENSITIVE 5-like protein 5 isoform X1, whose translation MNFKNYGNQPMDSKSGSGRPPGNNFPLARQGSIYSLTFDELQNTMGSVGKDFGSMNMDELLKNIWNAEEMQTVGNNIATSVPDRGGVGGTNLQRQGSLTLPRTLSQKTVDEVWRDLSKEYNNGFGQPDLPHRQQTLGEMTLEEFLFKAGVVREEGQLNGKGNDNGLFASLTNPQTNPGFGAMGFQQAAGEIQNASVIDNGGSNQISFQSANLPLNGNGVRSAQNQQQPLFPKQPNLPFGVPPMGIPTSNQLGSAVIRNGAMGLSDPVMNSALVSAATLHGGMGPMAGLGAPGGVTVAAVSPAVSSDGLAKNNGDMSSVSPTPYAFNGVMRGRRTGAIEKVVERRQRRMIKNRESAARSRARKQAYTMELEAEVLELKQKNEELKRKQEEMLEMQKNQQVMEIVNMQPGAKRNCLKKTLSGPW comes from the exons ATGAACTTCAAGAACTATGGAAATCAGCCAATGGATAGTAAGAGTGGTAGCGGCCGACCACCGGGAAACAACTTCCCATTGGCGAGGCAAGGTTCAATATATTCGTTGACTTTTGATGAACTACAAAACACTATGGGTAGTGTTGGTAAAGATTTTGGGTCTATGAATATGGATGAATTACTAAAGAACATATGGAATGCAGAAGAAATGCAAACAGTTGGTAACAACATTGCTACGAGTGTACCAGATCGTGGCGGTGTTGGTGGGACAAATTTGCAGAGACAAGGGTCGTTAACGCTGCCAAGAACGTTAAGTCAAAAGACGGTTGATGAAGTTTGGAGAGATTTGTCTAAAGAGTATAATAACGGATTTGGGCAACCGGATTTACCCCATAGGCAGCAGACGTTAGGGGAAATGACTCTTGAGGAATTTTTGTTTAAAGCTGGTGTTGTTAGGGAGGAAGGACAGTTGAATGGTAAAGGGAATGATAACGGATTGTTTGCAAGCTTAACAAATCCGCAGACTAACCCTGGGTTTGGGGCTATGGGATTCCAACAGGCAGCTGGTGAGATTCAGAATGCTTCTGTAATTGATAATGGTGGAAGTAATCAGATTTCGTTTCAGTCTGCAAATCTACCATTGAATGGCAATGGGGTTCGTTCTGCGCAAAACCAGCAGCAGCCACTGTTTCCAAAGCAACCCAACTTACCTTTTGGAGTTCCACCGATGGGGATACCTACTAGCAATCAGTTGGGGAGTGCTGTAATCAGAAATGGAGCTATGGGTCTTTCGGATCCTGTGATGAATAGTGCTTTGGTTTCAGCTGCCACTTTACACGGTGGGATGGGACCAATGGCTGGGTTGGGTGCACCTGGTGGGGTCACAGTTGCTGCAGTGTCACCAGCAGTTTCATCAGATGGGTTAGCCAAGAATAATGGTGATATGTCTTCAGTATCACCTACTCCTTATGCATTTAATGGAGTTATGAGGGGAAGAAGAACTGGTGCCATTGAGAAAGTGGTAGAACGCAGGCAGAGGCGCATGATCAAGAATCGAGAGTCAGCTGCTAGATCACGGGCTCGTAAGCAG GCTTATACCATGGAACTGGAAGCTGAAGTTTTGGAACTGAAACAGAAGAATGAAGAACTGAAACGGAAACAG GAAGAGATGTTGGAAATGCAGAAGAATCAG CAGGTTATGGAGATAGTGAATATGCAACCTGGAGCAAAACGAAACTGTCTGAAAAAGACACTTTCTGGCCCATGGTGA
- the LOC122589050 gene encoding ABSCISIC ACID-INSENSITIVE 5-like protein 5 isoform X2 translates to MNFKNYGNQPMDSKSGSGRPPGNNFPLARQGSIYSLTFDELQNTMGSVGKDFGSMNMDELLKNIWNAEEMQTVGNNIATSVPDRGGVGGTNLQRQGSLTLPRTLSQKTVDEVWRDLSKEYNNGFGQPDLPHRQQTLGEMTLEEFLFKAGVVREEGQLNGKGNDNGLFASLTNPQTNPGFGAMGFQQAAGEIQNASVIDNGGSNQISFQSANLPLNGNGVRSAQNQQQPLFPKQPNLPFGVPPMGIPTSNQLGSAVIRNGAMGLSDPVMNSALVSAATLHGGMGPMAGLGAPGGVTVAAVSPAVSSDGLAKNNGDMSSVSPTPYAFNGVMRGRRTGAIEKVVERRQRRMIKNRESAARSRARKQAYTMELEAEVLELKQKNEELKRKQEEMLEMQKNQVMEIVNMQPGAKRNCLKKTLSGPW, encoded by the exons ATGAACTTCAAGAACTATGGAAATCAGCCAATGGATAGTAAGAGTGGTAGCGGCCGACCACCGGGAAACAACTTCCCATTGGCGAGGCAAGGTTCAATATATTCGTTGACTTTTGATGAACTACAAAACACTATGGGTAGTGTTGGTAAAGATTTTGGGTCTATGAATATGGATGAATTACTAAAGAACATATGGAATGCAGAAGAAATGCAAACAGTTGGTAACAACATTGCTACGAGTGTACCAGATCGTGGCGGTGTTGGTGGGACAAATTTGCAGAGACAAGGGTCGTTAACGCTGCCAAGAACGTTAAGTCAAAAGACGGTTGATGAAGTTTGGAGAGATTTGTCTAAAGAGTATAATAACGGATTTGGGCAACCGGATTTACCCCATAGGCAGCAGACGTTAGGGGAAATGACTCTTGAGGAATTTTTGTTTAAAGCTGGTGTTGTTAGGGAGGAAGGACAGTTGAATGGTAAAGGGAATGATAACGGATTGTTTGCAAGCTTAACAAATCCGCAGACTAACCCTGGGTTTGGGGCTATGGGATTCCAACAGGCAGCTGGTGAGATTCAGAATGCTTCTGTAATTGATAATGGTGGAAGTAATCAGATTTCGTTTCAGTCTGCAAATCTACCATTGAATGGCAATGGGGTTCGTTCTGCGCAAAACCAGCAGCAGCCACTGTTTCCAAAGCAACCCAACTTACCTTTTGGAGTTCCACCGATGGGGATACCTACTAGCAATCAGTTGGGGAGTGCTGTAATCAGAAATGGAGCTATGGGTCTTTCGGATCCTGTGATGAATAGTGCTTTGGTTTCAGCTGCCACTTTACACGGTGGGATGGGACCAATGGCTGGGTTGGGTGCACCTGGTGGGGTCACAGTTGCTGCAGTGTCACCAGCAGTTTCATCAGATGGGTTAGCCAAGAATAATGGTGATATGTCTTCAGTATCACCTACTCCTTATGCATTTAATGGAGTTATGAGGGGAAGAAGAACTGGTGCCATTGAGAAAGTGGTAGAACGCAGGCAGAGGCGCATGATCAAGAATCGAGAGTCAGCTGCTAGATCACGGGCTCGTAAGCAG GCTTATACCATGGAACTGGAAGCTGAAGTTTTGGAACTGAAACAGAAGAATGAAGAACTGAAACGGAAACAG GAAGAGATGTTGGAAATGCAGAAGAATCAG GTTATGGAGATAGTGAATATGCAACCTGGAGCAAAACGAAACTGTCTGAAAAAGACACTTTCTGGCCCATGGTGA